The following are encoded together in the Pirellulales bacterium genome:
- a CDS encoding MotA/TolQ/ExbB proton channel family protein yields MARSRDGARWPNVMRPEISPSFLTLDRVGPGEMSLQVGCPSCQKVIRVGPQHVGRRVNCPHCKAPFTVPGSLADAPVAASVPRPATPAPVDVSAPQGSGAAQTSIEEQPFKFLEQIEPTSLATERKFRPKPSQAVKGAAESLLKMRPSSDVSMLISGGIALAVTIVVCGVLYPLRGTYLGDLVLERGWVPPAVVLLASWSFAVLGLKLQKVARQRRAMLLDLLPMDLGQDITADDVPKYLEHLAKLPIRPDESYLINRVIRGLEHFRVRNSAPEVASVLASQGEIDSMSVDSSYTMVKVFIWAMPILGFIGTVIGISAAVVGLGGSVSTAESVSDMTESLLPVLGGLATAFDTTLIALVLSLFVKFPTSSMQKREEDLLSGVDEYCNDHLLKRLDDARGSMDGNLSNGAQLEAWTRRLEAIGTTLTGQVAASWEQINARLQQLEAQKLGRIQEIDVVLAKTADSMKHTADSLGTSLAALNQGLLALNHVLRELGARPVALPMPVETRRRSWAFWRSNGDKSANESISSN; encoded by the coding sequence ATGGCACGCTCCCGCGACGGCGCGCGATGGCCCAACGTGATGCGCCCCGAGATTTCCCCTTCGTTCCTCACGCTCGACCGAGTGGGGCCTGGCGAAATGTCATTGCAAGTCGGCTGTCCAAGCTGCCAGAAGGTGATTCGCGTCGGTCCACAGCATGTCGGCCGCCGCGTCAATTGCCCGCATTGCAAGGCCCCCTTCACCGTGCCGGGCAGCCTTGCGGATGCCCCCGTTGCGGCGTCCGTTCCACGACCGGCCACGCCAGCGCCCGTCGACGTCAGTGCTCCGCAGGGCAGCGGCGCCGCGCAGACGTCGATCGAAGAACAACCCTTCAAGTTCCTCGAACAGATCGAGCCGACCTCGCTCGCCACCGAGCGCAAGTTCAGGCCCAAACCGTCGCAGGCCGTGAAGGGCGCCGCCGAATCGCTGCTCAAGATGCGCCCCTCGAGCGATGTGAGCATGCTGATTTCCGGCGGCATCGCCCTGGCCGTCACGATCGTCGTTTGTGGTGTGTTGTATCCCCTGCGCGGTACCTACCTGGGCGACCTCGTGCTCGAACGAGGTTGGGTGCCGCCGGCCGTCGTCCTGCTGGCCTCGTGGTCCTTCGCCGTGCTGGGGCTGAAGTTGCAGAAGGTCGCTCGGCAGCGCCGCGCCATGCTGCTCGATCTGCTGCCCATGGATTTGGGCCAGGACATTACGGCCGACGACGTGCCCAAGTATCTCGAGCACCTGGCGAAACTGCCAATCCGCCCGGACGAGAGTTACCTCATCAACCGTGTGATTCGCGGACTGGAGCATTTCCGCGTGCGCAATAGCGCCCCGGAAGTCGCCTCGGTGCTGGCGTCGCAGGGGGAGATCGACTCCATGTCGGTCGACTCGAGCTACACGATGGTCAAGGTCTTCATCTGGGCCATGCCGATTCTCGGCTTTATCGGCACCGTGATCGGGATCAGCGCGGCCGTGGTCGGATTGGGGGGCTCCGTCAGCACGGCGGAAAGCGTCTCGGACATGACCGAGTCTCTTTTACCGGTGCTCGGCGGTCTGGCCACCGCCTTCGACACGACGCTCATCGCGCTGGTGCTGAGCCTGTTTGTCAAGTTTCCCACCTCGTCGATGCAGAAGCGCGAAGAGGACCTGCTCAGCGGCGTCGACGAATACTGCAACGATCATCTGTTGAAACGGCTCGACGATGCCCGCGGGTCGATGGATGGAAATCTGTCGAACGGCGCGCAGCTCGAAGCCTGGACCCGCCGGCTCGAAGCGATCGGCACCACGCTCACCGGCCAGGTCGCCGCCAGTTGGGAGCAGATCAATGCCCGGCTGCAACAACTCGAAGCGCAAAAGCTAGGCCGCATCCAAGAGATCGATGTCGTGCTGGCGAAGACCGCCGACTCGATGAAGCATACGGCCGATTCGCTGGGCACGAGCCTCGCGGCGCTCAACCAGGGGCTCCTAGCGCTCAATCACGTCTTGCGCGAGCTGGGCGCTCGGCCTGTCGCTCTTCCCATGCCCGTGGAAACACGGCGGCGAAGTTGGGCCTTCTGGCGATCGAACGGCGACAAGTCTGCCAATGAAAGCATCTCGTCCAACTGA
- a CDS encoding histidine phosphatase family protein yields MQLYIVRHAWAGEYGDPRYPDDRLRPLTREGKERFAEMVRKLAKRGFAPRFIATSPLVRCRQTADIIAAGVRGKPVVEELPALAPGSDLAALLAWSAAQSADAELAWVGHMPDVAELTAAMIGDRRALIRFAKGAVAALDAPSPLRAGSAELQWLATAKLLGC; encoded by the coding sequence ATGCAGCTCTACATCGTGCGACACGCCTGGGCCGGAGAGTACGGCGACCCACGCTATCCCGACGACCGCCTGCGCCCTCTGACGCGCGAAGGCAAGGAGCGTTTTGCCGAGATGGTCCGCAAGCTTGCCAAACGAGGCTTCGCGCCGCGGTTCATTGCCACCAGCCCGTTGGTGCGTTGCCGGCAAACGGCAGACATCATCGCGGCTGGCGTGCGCGGTAAACCCGTGGTCGAGGAGTTGCCGGCCCTGGCGCCAGGTTCCGACCTCGCGGCCTTACTGGCCTGGAGTGCGGCGCAGAGCGCGGACGCGGAGCTCGCCTGGGTCGGCCACATGCCCGACGTGGCGGAACTGACCGCCGCCATGATCGGCGATCGCCGTGCGCTGATTCGTTTTGCCAAGGGGGCCGTCGCTGCTCTGGACGCGCCGAGCCCCCTGCGGGCCGGTTCCGCCGAGTTGCAATGGCTCGCCACGGCGAAGCTGCTCGGCTGCTAG
- a CDS encoding RNA polymerase sigma factor codes for METTELSDEQLAAEAAREGSDGPAFVALVARHRQRVWQICYRLMGNEHDAADAAQEVFVRLFLNRAKFAGRSRFSTWLYGIALRTCLSLRRARGRRERRVAPSEAASTGESFAGASEQTTERLDLAAALDTLGDEERALVILKYAEGYSIEELAAMLGISESACKMRLSRSREKLQQRFPHLGD; via the coding sequence TTGGAAACCACCGAACTCAGTGATGAACAACTGGCGGCCGAGGCCGCTCGCGAAGGGTCGGACGGCCCTGCGTTCGTCGCGCTGGTGGCACGCCATCGACAGCGGGTCTGGCAGATCTGCTACCGCCTGATGGGAAACGAGCACGACGCGGCCGACGCCGCGCAGGAAGTCTTCGTGCGACTGTTTCTCAACCGCGCCAAGTTCGCCGGAAGATCGAGGTTTTCCACGTGGCTCTACGGCATCGCACTACGTACCTGTCTCTCGCTACGCCGCGCACGCGGTCGGCGCGAGCGGCGCGTCGCGCCGAGCGAAGCGGCCTCGACGGGCGAGTCGTTCGCCGGAGCGTCGGAGCAGACCACCGAGCGGCTCGACCTGGCCGCGGCGCTCGACACGCTCGGCGACGAGGAGCGGGCGCTCGTGATCTTGAAGTATGCCGAAGGGTACTCGATCGAGGAGTTGGCCGCGATGCTCGGCATCTCGGAGAGTGCCTGCAAGATGCGACTGAGTCGCTCGCGCGAGAAGTTGCAGCAACGCTTCCCGCACCTGGGCGACTGA
- a CDS encoding peptidylprolyl isomerase: protein MPIKFGLCLLLFSLSATYPVLGQDAPKTVENSSPAEQFESIRTEWAQFALELDKARFRVNNCPPDQKNEAVLAYDTLLEQGNQLLQRFADSTVTAYEADPDHAEAARYLTIMIEHTLAADRYELVVRMAKAMIEHGKPDAKLYEQAGIACFELGALDDAEKFFAEAAKLGDLSNDAKSRHDSIPEWREKLARETKLREAEAAADNLPRVTITTTKGDIVLELYEDQAPNAVANFIGLVDRKFYNGLEFFRVQNNFAAVAGCPLNRGTGGPGHEILCETDRDDRRAAMRGTISMANAGRGRCGSLFFISLASSGVNHSEANNPVFGRVLSGMDVVERLKRADPDTTSKDFARDRILDTKVERRRPHEYVPVTTYDIGKAKEAEAVVLLREGNYDEAERLLAEGLEVAPWWYNLRYRMGVLQLERGRAAEAIPHLSRAARMAPREPDPHLYLAMAYAKAGDSTNAKLNFEKVLKLRPTDGQAMKGLGIVLMTERRFRQAIEMFEQALEVNPKDTEAQGYINRAGELLNQQRAGK from the coding sequence ATGCCCATAAAGTTCGGGTTGTGTTTACTCTTGTTCTCGCTGTCGGCGACCTATCCGGTCCTCGGGCAAGATGCTCCGAAGACGGTCGAGAACTCCAGTCCCGCCGAGCAGTTCGAATCGATTCGCACGGAATGGGCTCAATTCGCGCTTGAGTTGGATAAGGCGCGGTTCCGGGTCAACAACTGCCCGCCCGATCAGAAGAACGAAGCCGTGCTGGCCTACGACACGCTGCTCGAGCAGGGCAATCAACTGCTGCAGCGATTTGCCGACTCGACCGTGACGGCCTATGAGGCGGATCCCGACCACGCCGAGGCCGCTCGCTACTTGACCATCATGATCGAGCACACGCTCGCGGCCGATCGATACGAGCTCGTCGTACGCATGGCCAAGGCCATGATTGAACATGGCAAGCCCGATGCCAAGCTCTACGAGCAGGCGGGGATCGCCTGCTTCGAGCTGGGCGCCCTGGACGATGCGGAGAAGTTCTTCGCCGAGGCCGCCAAGCTGGGCGATTTGAGCAACGACGCGAAATCGCGTCACGACAGCATTCCCGAATGGCGCGAAAAGCTCGCGCGAGAGACGAAGCTGCGCGAAGCGGAGGCCGCGGCCGATAACCTGCCGCGCGTCACCATCACAACCACCAAGGGGGACATCGTCCTCGAACTGTACGAGGATCAGGCCCCCAACGCCGTGGCGAACTTCATCGGGCTCGTCGATCGCAAGTTCTATAACGGTCTCGAATTCTTTCGCGTGCAGAACAACTTCGCGGCAGTCGCCGGCTGTCCACTGAATCGTGGCACGGGTGGTCCTGGACATGAAATCTTGTGCGAAACCGACCGCGACGATCGCCGCGCCGCCATGCGGGGAACGATCTCGATGGCCAATGCCGGCCGCGGGCGATGTGGATCGCTGTTCTTCATCTCGCTCGCTTCGAGCGGCGTTAACCACTCGGAAGCGAACAACCCGGTCTTCGGCCGCGTCCTTAGCGGCATGGACGTCGTCGAACGGCTGAAGCGGGCGGATCCCGACACCACCTCGAAAGACTTCGCGCGAGATCGCATTCTCGATACGAAGGTCGAGCGCCGCCGCCCCCACGAGTACGTACCCGTTACGACCTACGACATCGGCAAGGCTAAAGAGGCGGAGGCCGTGGTGCTGCTGCGCGAAGGCAATTACGACGAGGCGGAAAGACTCCTCGCCGAGGGGCTCGAAGTGGCCCCCTGGTGGTACAACCTGCGCTATCGCATGGGGGTGCTGCAGCTCGAACGTGGACGAGCGGCCGAGGCGATTCCCCACTTGAGCCGCGCGGCACGGATGGCGCCGCGCGAGCCCGACCCGCACTTGTACCTGGCGATGGCCTACGCCAAGGCGGGGGACTCGACCAATGCCAAGCTGAACTTCGAGAAAGTGCTGAAGCTGCGCCCCACCGACGGACAGGCCATGAAGGGATTGGGGATTGTGCTCATGACGGAACGGCGTTTCCGCCAGGCGATCGAGATGTTCGAGCAGGCCCTCGAGGTCAATCCCAAGGACACCGAGGCGCAGGGGTATATCAACCGCGCCGGCGAACTGCTCAATCAACAGCGGGCCGGCAAGTAG
- a CDS encoding carbamoyltransferase, producing the protein MTAILGISAYYHDSAAALVVDGQIVAAAQEERFTRKKHDFHFPTHAIEYCLREANLKPGDLDWVGFYDKPLMKFERLLETYFTYAPSGFRSFLMAMPLWLREKLFLPREMSRELGGVYKKRFVFTEHHESHAASAFFPSPFEEAAILTLDGVGEWATTSFGHGRGNRITLTHQITFPHSLGLLYSAFTYYTGFRVNSGEYKVMGLAPYGEPKYASLIREHLIDLKEDGSFRLDMSYFNYCQGLTMTSEKFHRLFGGPPRQPESRVTQREMDLAASIQVVTEEAMLRAARHVHEATGSKNLCLAGGVALNCVGNGKILREGPFENIWIQPAAGDAGGALGTALFIHYQLLDHPRVVQQPDFQSGSLLGPAYSDAEIERYLHSVGAPYTRCGDDEELIDTVTDLLAEEKVIGWFQGRMEFGPRALGARSIIGDARSSSMQSTMNLKIKFRESFRPFAPTVLRDRVDEYFEMRPDEESPYMLLVAPVQSSKRLSQDPATAALEGIEQLKVPRSVVPSVTHVDYSARVQTVDADRNPLYYRLHQRFAEKTGSPVLVNTSFNVRGEPIVCTPRDAYRCFLGTNMDVLVLGHCVLKKGEQQTLSEDEVDHYLAQFQLD; encoded by the coding sequence ATGACGGCGATCCTGGGAATCTCGGCCTACTACCACGACTCGGCCGCGGCACTGGTCGTCGATGGTCAGATCGTCGCGGCGGCGCAGGAAGAACGCTTCACGCGCAAGAAGCACGATTTCCATTTTCCGACGCACGCCATCGAATATTGCCTCCGCGAGGCGAACCTGAAGCCGGGCGATCTCGACTGGGTCGGCTTCTACGACAAGCCACTCATGAAGTTCGAGCGATTGCTCGAAACGTATTTCACCTATGCCCCCAGCGGCTTTCGCTCGTTCCTGATGGCGATGCCGCTCTGGCTACGCGAAAAGCTGTTCTTGCCGCGCGAGATGTCGCGCGAGCTGGGGGGCGTGTACAAGAAGCGTTTCGTCTTCACCGAACATCACGAGTCTCATGCTGCCAGCGCCTTCTTCCCCTCGCCGTTCGAGGAGGCCGCTATCCTCACGCTCGACGGCGTCGGTGAATGGGCCACGACCAGCTTCGGGCATGGCCGCGGCAATCGCATCACGCTCACCCACCAGATCACGTTTCCCCACTCGTTGGGGCTGCTCTACTCGGCCTTCACTTACTACACCGGCTTCCGCGTCAACAGCGGCGAGTACAAGGTGATGGGGCTCGCTCCCTATGGCGAACCGAAGTACGCCTCGCTCATTCGCGAGCACCTGATCGATCTGAAGGAAGACGGTTCCTTCCGACTCGACATGTCGTACTTCAACTACTGCCAAGGCCTGACGATGACTTCGGAGAAGTTTCATCGTCTGTTCGGCGGTCCGCCTCGGCAGCCCGAGTCGCGCGTCACGCAGCGCGAGATGGATCTTGCGGCCTCGATCCAGGTCGTGACGGAAGAAGCGATGCTCCGCGCCGCGCGGCACGTCCACGAGGCGACCGGGTCGAAGAACCTGTGCCTGGCGGGGGGCGTCGCGCTGAATTGCGTCGGCAACGGCAAGATTCTCCGCGAAGGCCCCTTCGAGAACATCTGGATTCAACCCGCGGCGGGCGATGCCGGCGGGGCGCTCGGCACGGCGCTCTTCATCCATTACCAGTTGCTCGACCATCCGCGCGTCGTGCAGCAGCCCGACTTCCAGTCCGGCTCGCTGCTGGGACCGGCCTATAGCGACGCCGAGATCGAGCGCTACCTGCACAGCGTCGGCGCGCCGTACACGCGCTGCGGCGACGACGAAGAGTTGATCGATACCGTGACCGACCTGCTGGCCGAGGAGAAAGTTATCGGCTGGTTCCAGGGGCGGATGGAGTTTGGTCCCCGGGCGCTCGGCGCCCGCAGCATCATCGGCGATGCCCGCAGCTCGTCGATGCAATCGACGATGAACTTGAAGATCAAGTTCCGCGAGTCGTTCCGTCCCTTCGCCCCCACGGTGCTGCGCGATCGCGTCGACGAGTATTTCGAGATGCGTCCGGACGAGGAGAGCCCCTACATGTTGCTCGTCGCGCCGGTGCAATCATCCAAGCGCTTGTCGCAGGATCCGGCGACGGCGGCGCTCGAGGGCATCGAGCAGCTCAAGGTCCCGCGCAGCGTGGTCCCCTCGGTGACGCACGTCGACTATTCGGCCCGCGTGCAGACGGTCGATGCGGATCGAAACCCGCTCTACTACCGCCTGCACCAGCGTTTTGCGGAGAAGACCGGCTCGCCGGTGCTCGTCAACACCAGCTTCAACGTGCGTGGCGAACCGATCGTGTGTACGCCGCGCGACGCGTACCGTTGCTTCCTCGGCACGAACATGGACGTGCTCGTGCTGGGGCATTGCGTGTTGAAGAAGGGAGAGCAGCAGACCCTCTCCGAAGACGAGGTCGACCATTACCTCGCGCAGTTTCAGCTCGATTAA
- a CDS encoding mechanosensitive ion channel, translating to MYATNLILSLVGQTPGAETLPATTPAVPAVPAAETSYMPEVHLDDWTQVFVSSFQDAFREVIRMAPTVLAAIVVVIVGYVVARLLARVVGALSDAIGLQTAAERSGLVDSMKQAGIARSVSAILGQIVFWLTICLFLSASFNILKWEALSTAMQDVVGYIPNLLVATVVVVVGLLVATFLRGVVATSADRVGLSYAEYLANGCYYVLALMTFIAAFEQLGLQFDLLKDMILIAFGAVAVGFGLAFGLGGRDVMGGILAGYYTRQRLHAGDRVRVAGLEGTVREVGPVATTIETLEDGLLNRHSVPNTRMLNEAVR from the coding sequence ATGTACGCTACGAACCTGATCCTGTCGCTCGTGGGTCAAACGCCCGGTGCGGAGACGCTCCCGGCCACGACTCCCGCGGTGCCGGCCGTTCCGGCCGCTGAAACCAGCTACATGCCCGAGGTCCACCTCGACGACTGGACGCAAGTCTTCGTGTCGAGCTTTCAGGACGCCTTCCGCGAAGTGATTCGCATGGCTCCCACGGTGTTGGCGGCCATCGTGGTCGTCATCGTGGGCTACGTCGTGGCGCGGTTGTTGGCCCGCGTCGTCGGCGCCTTGTCCGACGCGATTGGCCTGCAAACCGCGGCCGAGCGTAGCGGCCTGGTCGACTCGATGAAGCAGGCCGGCATCGCCCGCTCCGTATCGGCGATCCTGGGCCAGATCGTCTTCTGGCTCACGATCTGTCTCTTCCTGAGCGCCAGCTTCAACATCCTGAAGTGGGAGGCCCTCTCGACGGCCATGCAAGACGTGGTGGGCTATATCCCCAACCTGCTCGTGGCGACGGTCGTCGTCGTGGTGGGCCTGCTGGTGGCCACCTTCCTTCGCGGCGTCGTAGCGACCAGTGCCGATCGCGTCGGTCTCTCGTATGCCGAGTATCTGGCCAACGGCTGCTACTACGTGCTGGCGCTGATGACCTTCATCGCCGCCTTCGAGCAGCTCGGTCTGCAGTTCGATCTGCTCAAGGACATGATCCTGATCGCCTTCGGCGCCGTCGCCGTCGGCTTCGGTCTCGCCTTCGGGCTCGGGGGCCGGGACGTGATGGGAGGCATCCTCGCCGGCTACTACACGCGTCAACGGCTGCACGCCGGAGATCGCGTGCGAGTGGCCGGTCTCGAGGGGACCGTCCGCGAGGTGGGCCCCGTGGCCACCACGATCGAGACGCTCGAAGATGGCCTGTTGAATCGCCACAGCGTCCCGAACACCCGGATGCTGAACGAGGCGGTCCGCTAA
- a CDS encoding sulfotransferase family 2 domain-containing protein, producing MGRLPESTDHPVAVFLHIPKTAGTSIRRLLELNFSTNERLELYATRPGFTAGDLFRKQFALRAEPPKLVVGHISMPLIRSIPWRVKVATFLRDPLQLCLSRWRHWLRSKNPVHHQQLNSFHDINHYLETCQTNVMASRLGVATKLSSRRPFVALHRALRTIDQEIAFIGLAERFEQDSQHLAEVLGLTNYQYFQVNVAPASEQAEEPFHGASPAAVRIFQERNWVDYQLYDWVGSAEGIKKSVWHQYVRCRSMLGKAWPKTGRSSLTGHSYAA from the coding sequence ATGGGCAGATTGCCTGAGTCGACCGATCATCCGGTTGCTGTTTTTCTTCATATTCCGAAGACGGCCGGTACGAGCATTCGCCGATTGCTCGAGCTCAATTTTTCGACGAACGAGCGGCTTGAGCTGTATGCCACGAGACCCGGGTTCACGGCGGGCGACCTGTTTCGCAAACAGTTCGCCCTGCGTGCCGAACCCCCCAAGCTCGTCGTGGGGCATATCTCGATGCCGTTGATCCGCTCGATTCCGTGGCGGGTCAAGGTAGCGACTTTCTTGCGCGATCCGTTGCAACTGTGCCTGTCGCGCTGGCGGCATTGGCTGCGATCGAAGAACCCGGTCCACCATCAGCAACTGAACAGTTTCCACGATATCAATCACTATCTCGAGACTTGCCAGACGAATGTGATGGCTAGTCGCTTGGGCGTGGCGACCAAGCTCTCCTCGCGTCGTCCGTTTGTGGCACTGCATCGCGCCCTCCGCACGATCGATCAAGAGATCGCGTTCATCGGGCTCGCCGAGCGGTTCGAACAGGACTCGCAACATCTGGCCGAGGTCTTGGGACTGACAAATTACCAGTATTTTCAAGTGAACGTGGCTCCCGCTTCGGAACAAGCGGAAGAGCCATTTCATGGGGCGTCGCCAGCGGCGGTGCGCATTTTCCAGGAACGGAACTGGGTCGACTATCAGTTGTACGATTGGGTGGGCTCGGCCGAGGGGATCAAGAAGTCGGTCTGGCACCAGTACGTCCGCTGCCGCAGCATGCTGGGAAAGGCCTGGCCGAAAACCGGCCGGAGCTCGCTGACAGGCCACTCCTATGCCGCCTAA